A region from the Streptosporangium sp. NBC_01756 genome encodes:
- a CDS encoding tetratricopeptide repeat protein encodes MSRVRRLLPLLGCVLLGCVLLTLYAPGGRLRRDEPPPVPAGWSPYDLAESIEAAQLRLRRHPDDAAVWASLGNMYLEQARRTTDPAYYQRAQGAFERSLRRPTGDGKPYIDATIGMGALANARHDFAGALRWAERARKAAPFRWALYGVLTDAHLELGHYEQAETTLRRMLDGHPDLASFARAARLEHLHGRPGPARDLLHRACVIPGDPAEYAFCEWQLGELAWSNGDPRTALTAYIQALAADPEHAPARAGKARAEAALGHTGQALRDYATAVARSPSFVIEYGELLHHLGDGDGARRQYAVFIAQHKLLAANGGTDNLAMGMFEANHGDADTAVRYLRAEWKRRRSVEVADALGWALHQAGHHAEAAAYTARADALGGRNALFAYHRGEIEHALGHTAAARAHLTRAMSINPHFSPAGATRARALLAETP; translated from the coding sequence ATGAGTCGCGTACGGCGATTGCTGCCCCTGCTGGGATGCGTGCTGCTGGGATGCGTCCTACTGACTCTGTACGCCCCCGGAGGACGCCTGCGCCGGGACGAGCCGCCTCCCGTCCCGGCAGGCTGGTCACCGTACGACCTGGCCGAATCGATCGAGGCCGCCCAGCTGCGCCTGCGCCGTCACCCTGACGACGCGGCGGTCTGGGCGAGCCTCGGCAACATGTATCTGGAGCAGGCCCGCCGCACCACAGATCCCGCCTACTACCAAAGGGCCCAAGGCGCGTTCGAACGTTCACTACGCCGGCCGACCGGCGACGGGAAGCCGTACATCGACGCCACGATCGGCATGGGCGCCCTGGCCAACGCCCGGCACGACTTCGCCGGCGCGCTCCGCTGGGCCGAACGCGCCCGCAAGGCCGCGCCGTTCCGCTGGGCCCTGTACGGCGTGCTCACCGACGCCCACCTCGAACTCGGCCACTACGAGCAGGCCGAGACCACGCTGCGCCGCATGCTCGACGGCCACCCCGACCTCGCCTCCTTCGCCAGAGCCGCCCGCCTGGAACACCTGCACGGCAGGCCCGGCCCCGCCCGCGACCTCCTGCACCGCGCCTGCGTGATCCCCGGTGACCCCGCCGAGTACGCCTTCTGCGAATGGCAACTCGGCGAGCTCGCCTGGAGCAACGGCGACCCTCGCACCGCACTCACCGCCTACATCCAGGCGCTGGCCGCCGACCCCGAACACGCGCCCGCACGCGCGGGCAAGGCCCGCGCGGAGGCCGCGCTCGGCCACACCGGCCAAGCCCTGCGCGACTACGCCACCGCCGTCGCCCGCTCCCCGTCATTCGTCATCGAGTACGGAGAGCTGCTCCATCACCTCGGCGACGGAGACGGAGCCAGGCGGCAGTACGCCGTCTTCATCGCCCAGCACAAGCTGCTGGCCGCGAACGGAGGCACCGACAACCTGGCCATGGGCATGTTCGAGGCGAACCACGGCGACGCGGACACCGCGGTCCGGTACCTGCGAGCGGAATGGAAACGACGCCGAAGCGTCGAGGTCGCCGACGCGCTCGGCTGGGCACTGCACCAAGCCGGCCACCATGCCGAGGCCGCCGCCTATACCGCCCGCGCCGACGCGCTCGGCGGGCGCAACGCACTGTTCGCCTACCACCGGGGCGAGATCGAGCACGCGCTCGGGCACACCGCCGCCGCTCGCGCCCACCTCACCAGGGCGATGTCCATCAACCCGCACTTCTCACCGGCCGGGGCAACGCGGGCTCGGGCTTTGCTGGCAGAGACGCCATGA
- a CDS encoding MFS transporter gives MPPASVSVSPAATAALFRRVSMRIVPLIFLGYLFAYLDRINLGLAKLKMLDALGFNELVYGLGGGLFFVAYIVFEVPSNIILQKVGARWWLARIMITWGILSGLTAFVTDVWQFYLLRFLLGVAEAGFVPGVLLYLTQWYPSRRRARIIGFFLIGLPAASLLGGPLSGWIMSWFDGTNGWMGWQWLFLLEAAPAVLLGLLLPLTLSSSIRTAGWLSEAEKERLETVLEADRDELPTQGHDIGAAFRSGRVWRLGLVAFSFLTATYTISFWLPTILQEAGASGPNVIGWLTAIPSACGIVALLMNGFLSDRDRERRWHIIVPFALAIAGLAAAIATDGSVLFVTLAITLANIGIVASYPVFWCLPGVFLQGAAAAAGMALISSIGNLGGFVATYALAWAKDLTGNAASGFIAAIVLLAISIVIIHRLPAGEVNR, from the coding sequence ATGCCCCCTGCCTCCGTCTCCGTCTCGCCCGCGGCAACCGCCGCGCTCTTCCGCAGAGTCTCGATGCGGATCGTCCCCCTGATCTTTCTCGGCTATCTGTTCGCCTACCTCGATCGCATCAATCTCGGGCTCGCCAAGTTGAAGATGCTCGACGCGCTCGGATTCAACGAGCTCGTCTACGGCCTCGGAGGCGGCCTGTTCTTCGTGGCCTACATCGTGTTCGAGGTACCGAGCAACATCATCCTGCAGAAGGTCGGCGCCCGCTGGTGGCTGGCCAGAATCATGATCACTTGGGGGATTCTGTCCGGTCTCACGGCGTTCGTGACCGACGTCTGGCAGTTCTACCTGCTCAGGTTCCTGCTCGGCGTGGCGGAGGCGGGCTTCGTTCCGGGCGTGCTGCTCTATCTCACTCAGTGGTATCCCTCGCGGCGGCGCGCTCGCATCATCGGGTTCTTCCTAATCGGCCTGCCCGCCGCCTCGCTGCTGGGAGGGCCCTTGTCGGGATGGATCATGTCGTGGTTCGACGGAACCAACGGCTGGATGGGGTGGCAGTGGCTGTTCCTTCTCGAAGCCGCGCCCGCCGTCCTGCTCGGGTTGCTGCTTCCGCTCACGCTCTCCTCCAGCATACGGACGGCCGGCTGGCTCTCCGAAGCCGAGAAAGAGCGGCTGGAAACGGTGCTCGAGGCTGACCGGGACGAGCTTCCCACTCAGGGGCACGATATCGGCGCCGCGTTCAGGTCAGGTCGCGTGTGGCGACTGGGGTTGGTCGCCTTCAGCTTCCTGACCGCCACCTACACGATCAGCTTCTGGCTGCCGACCATCCTGCAGGAGGCGGGAGCGAGCGGCCCCAACGTCATCGGCTGGCTGACGGCGATCCCCAGCGCGTGCGGCATCGTGGCCCTGCTGATGAACGGGTTCCTGTCGGACCGGGATCGGGAGCGCCGCTGGCACATCATCGTGCCGTTCGCCCTGGCCATCGCCGGGCTGGCGGCAGCCATCGCGACCGACGGTTCGGTGCTGTTCGTCACACTGGCGATCACCCTGGCCAACATCGGGATCGTCGCCAGTTACCCCGTCTTCTGGTGCTTGCCCGGTGTCTTCCTCCAGGGAGCCGCTGCCGCAGCGGGAATGGCGCTCATCTCGTCGATCGGCAATCTGGGTGGATTCGTCGCCACCTATGCGCTCGCCTGGGCGAAGGACCTGACCGGGAATGCGGCGAGCGGCTTCATCGCCGCCATTGTTCTCCTGGCCATCAGCATAGTGATCATCCATCGTCTCCCCGCCGGGGAGGTGAACCGGTGA
- a CDS encoding High-affinity nickel-transporter, whose translation MIAAIAAAVVLAAHPLGNFSINHYDGLTIHRDRIEHLAIVDLAEIPTLQQPPTGPADVHASRACAELRDAVRSQAGGRPLTWRVTAASFVYQPGAAGLRTSRLACRLTASLRVDRPLALTFANTYHGDAMGWREITAKGYGVRLRDSTVPADSVSGELRDYPADLLSSPLDVRRARLTVEPGDGGSTAPADVPGMDAITRHTSLLADRLDTLIGADRLTVPLGLLALLLSLVLGAVHAAMPGHGKTVMAAYLAGRRGRLRDAVTVAATVTTTHTAGVLILGMLITVASAITGEVVLGWLGVASGLLIAVIGAGLLRSAFSNRPHHGHGHGHGHGHGHGHGHERRSGGVVALAVAGGLVPSPSALVVLLGAMALGRTAFGVLTVVCYGLGMAITLLSTALVLRRLGDLTLAGRMQRLRPYSAAMTATLVLLVGTGVTLRAVAALV comes from the coding sequence ATGATCGCGGCAATCGCCGCCGCCGTGGTGCTGGCCGCGCATCCACTGGGCAACTTCAGCATCAACCACTACGACGGGCTGACGATCCACCGCGACAGGATCGAGCACCTCGCCATCGTGGACCTCGCCGAGATCCCCACCCTGCAACAGCCGCCGACCGGTCCTGCGGACGTCCACGCCTCTCGCGCCTGCGCCGAATTGCGTGACGCCGTCCGCTCGCAGGCCGGGGGACGGCCGCTGACCTGGCGTGTCACCGCCGCCTCTTTCGTCTACCAGCCGGGCGCCGCCGGACTGCGCACCAGCAGGCTCGCGTGCCGTCTGACCGCGTCCCTGCGTGTCGACCGGCCGCTCGCCCTCACCTTCGCCAACACCTACCACGGCGACGCCATGGGCTGGCGGGAGATCACGGCCAAGGGGTACGGCGTGCGCCTGCGCGACTCCACCGTCCCCGCGGACAGCGTGTCCGGCGAGCTACGCGACTACCCCGCCGACCTGCTCAGCTCACCGCTCGACGTACGCCGGGCGCGCCTGACGGTGGAGCCGGGCGACGGCGGTTCCACCGCGCCGGCGGACGTGCCGGGCATGGACGCCATCACCCGTCACACCAGCCTGCTGGCCGACCGGCTCGACACACTGATCGGCGCCGACCGGCTGACTGTGCCACTCGGGCTGCTGGCCCTGCTCCTGTCGCTGGTGCTGGGGGCCGTGCACGCGGCGATGCCCGGCCACGGCAAGACCGTTATGGCCGCCTACCTCGCCGGACGGCGAGGTAGGCTGCGGGACGCCGTCACCGTCGCGGCCACGGTCACCACCACCCACACGGCGGGCGTGCTGATCCTGGGGATGCTGATCACGGTCGCCAGCGCGATCACCGGTGAGGTGGTGCTGGGCTGGCTCGGCGTGGCCAGCGGGCTCCTCATCGCCGTGATCGGCGCCGGCCTGCTCCGCTCCGCCTTCAGTAACCGGCCCCACCACGGACACGGACATGGGCACGGGCACGGACATGGGCACGGGCACGGGCACGAGAGGCGGTCGGGTGGGGTCGTGGCGCTGGCGGTAGCCGGTGGGCTGGTGCCCAGCCCGTCCGCCCTGGTGGTCCTGCTCGGTGCGATGGCACTTGGACGCACCGCGTTCGGTGTCCTGACCGTGGTGTGCTACGGACTCGGCATGGCGATAACGCTACTGAGCACAGCGCTCGTCCTGCGCAGGCTGGGCGACCTCACTCTGGCAGGGCGGATGCAGCGGTTGCGCCCGTACAGCGCCGCCATGACCGCCACGCTCGTCCTGCTCGTGGGCACGGGTGTCACGCTGCGCGCAGTGGCCGCCCTCGTATGA
- a CDS encoding NmrA family NAD(P)-binding protein, giving the protein MIIVTGATGRLGSQIVDRLLDRVSADQVGVSVRDTDLAGDLVARGVRVRRGDFTDPGSLADAFEGATQVLIVSTDQTGQAAVARHVAAIDAARDAGAERILYTSHQGAAEDSVFAPMPDHAATERHLSKTGIPFTALRNGFYAGTIQHLLGRALETGELVAPADGPVSWTTHADLAEAAAIILADEGRFDGPTPPLTAPDTLDLADIAGIVTELTGRTIRRVVADDAEWTATVIGHGMPAAQADMLLGMFHAARRGEFSITGPELENLLQRTATPVRSMLEELTTQP; this is encoded by the coding sequence ATGATCATCGTTACCGGTGCTACCGGCCGGCTCGGCTCCCAGATCGTTGATCGGCTGCTCGATCGGGTCTCGGCGGACCAGGTCGGCGTGAGCGTCCGCGACACCGACCTCGCCGGCGACCTGGTCGCACGCGGGGTACGCGTGCGACGTGGCGACTTCACCGACCCCGGCTCCCTCGCCGATGCGTTCGAGGGCGCAACGCAGGTGCTCATCGTTTCGACCGACCAGACGGGTCAGGCGGCGGTTGCCCGGCACGTCGCGGCGATCGACGCCGCTCGCGATGCCGGCGCCGAGCGCATCCTCTACACCAGCCACCAGGGCGCCGCCGAGGATTCGGTCTTCGCACCGATGCCCGACCACGCCGCCACCGAACGCCACCTGTCGAAGACGGGCATACCGTTCACGGCGCTGCGGAACGGGTTCTACGCCGGCACCATCCAGCACCTGCTCGGCCGGGCGCTCGAGACCGGCGAACTCGTCGCACCGGCCGACGGGCCCGTCTCCTGGACCACGCACGCCGACCTCGCCGAAGCGGCAGCGATCATCCTCGCCGACGAGGGCCGGTTCGATGGTCCGACCCCGCCGCTGACCGCACCGGACACACTCGACCTCGCGGACATCGCCGGCATCGTCACCGAACTCACCGGACGCACCATCCGCCGCGTCGTCGCCGACGACGCCGAGTGGACGGCCACAGTGATCGGACACGGTATGCCCGCGGCTCAGGCGGACATGCTGCTCGGCATGTTCCACGCAGCACGCCGCGGGGAGTTCTCCATCACCGGACCGGAGCTCGAGAATCTCCTCCAGCGCACAGCCACGCCGGTCCGTTCGATGCTGGAGGAACTCACCACCCAGCCGTGA
- a CDS encoding DUF4331 domain-containing protein: MQLTSARSRWTWIAGASVAVLTATVLLGPTMRPSTATSHWDAPATTLNKQIDATDLYAFTSPERQDTVTIVADYIPFQAPHKPYQFDTDARYEVHIDNTGTGKAAVTYRWTFANKGLPVPSFARKREHTTGPLDSLVEQSYTLTRLRDGKSETLVRNGYAAPTDMGALATPDYPALRRKAVVDLPGGGKVFTGTAADPFYSDNHAVNLLRFGLPFFPVKTGVPMNVSSLALQLPKSELALGGDPVRNPVIGVWTTASRKSSGLLGSGSADYKQVSRLGNPNFNEVIIPLKERDHFNALRPDGDESGNLIVPATLDSDQAEVVAQQAGVTAPPVPRKDLEQIYLTGLTARTDGPIKQDLNSHLLNQDAPRVAKAEELRLNMSTPLAAAPDKYGILKGDAQGYPNGRRLIDDVVTVNLRMLLGEPAGRGAPSLIAEDNPAFLLKPITGSFPYLALPVIATG, from the coding sequence ATGCAACTGACCAGCGCTCGGAGCCGGTGGACGTGGATCGCCGGCGCCTCCGTCGCCGTTCTGACGGCCACGGTGCTCCTTGGTCCCACGATGCGTCCGAGCACGGCGACCAGCCATTGGGACGCCCCCGCCACCACCCTCAACAAGCAGATCGACGCCACCGACCTGTACGCCTTCACCAGCCCGGAACGGCAGGACACGGTCACGATCGTGGCCGACTACATCCCTTTCCAGGCGCCGCACAAGCCGTACCAGTTCGACACCGACGCCCGCTATGAGGTGCACATCGACAACACCGGCACCGGCAAGGCCGCCGTCACCTACCGATGGACCTTCGCCAACAAGGGCCTGCCGGTGCCCTCCTTCGCCCGCAAGCGCGAGCATACGACCGGCCCGCTGGACTCTCTGGTCGAGCAGAGCTACACGCTGACCAGGCTGCGCGACGGCAAGTCGGAGACCCTGGTCCGCAACGGGTACGCCGCCCCCACCGACATGGGCGCCCTGGCCACTCCCGACTACCCGGCGCTGCGCCGCAAGGCTGTCGTCGACCTGCCCGGCGGGGGCAAGGTGTTCACCGGCACCGCCGCCGACCCGTTCTACTCCGACAACCACGCCGTCAACCTGCTCAGGTTCGGGCTCCCGTTCTTCCCGGTCAAGACCGGCGTACCGATGAACGTCAGCTCCCTGGCCCTGCAACTTCCCAAGTCGGAGCTGGCGCTCGGCGGCGACCCGGTCCGCAACCCGGTCATCGGCGTCTGGACCACCGCCTCCCGCAAATCGAGCGGCCTGCTCGGCTCCGGCTCGGCCGACTACAAGCAGGTCTCCCGGCTGGGTAACCCCAACTTCAACGAAGTGATCATCCCGCTCAAGGAGCGCGATCACTTCAACGCCCTGCGACCGGACGGGGACGAGAGCGGCAACCTCATCGTACCGGCCACGCTCGATTCCGATCAGGCCGAGGTCGTCGCCCAACAGGCCGGCGTCACGGCTCCACCGGTCCCGCGCAAGGACCTGGAGCAGATCTACCTCACCGGTCTCACCGCGCGGACGGACGGGCCGATCAAGCAGGACCTCAACTCCCACCTGCTCAATCAGGACGCCCCGCGCGTCGCCAAGGCGGAAGAACTGCGGCTCAACATGAGCACACCCCTCGCCGCCGCACCCGACAAGTACGGCATCCTCAAAGGCGACGCCCAGGGCTACCCCAATGGTCGCCGCCTCATCGACGACGTCGTGACCGTCAACCTGCGGATGCTCCTGGGCGAACCCGCGGGCCGGGGCGCGCCAAGCCTCATCGCCGAGGACAACCCCGCGTTCCTGCTCAAGCCCATCACCGGCAGCTTCCCCTACCTGGCGCTGCCCGTCATCGCCACCGGTTGA
- a CDS encoding MerR family transcriptional regulator, with protein MNGVTIGQAAAFVGVTVKTVRHYHKLGLVQEPERDSSGYRRYGSADLLRLVQVRTLAAAGVPLAEIGPLLDADAALFAAALADVERQLTERIEELIVRRDTLHRLADGDRALLGDRAVALLERMSGLGFPADDVAATREGWVLAKALVPEGFDDYLTHFEHALDDTRFVALIKRATEAAAWEPDDPRVAELATAMADHFLANPALLKIVTGLQARTEAATRYELIALHGEEQGSAAARGVTLVETRLRAAGIHIPRPDTH; from the coding sequence ATGAACGGAGTCACGATCGGACAGGCGGCGGCATTCGTCGGCGTCACGGTGAAGACGGTGCGGCACTACCACAAGCTCGGCCTGGTGCAGGAGCCGGAACGCGACAGCTCCGGCTACCGGCGGTACGGATCGGCCGATCTGCTGCGGCTGGTGCAGGTCCGGACGCTGGCCGCCGCCGGGGTGCCGCTGGCCGAGATCGGGCCCCTGCTCGACGCCGATGCCGCGCTGTTCGCCGCCGCGCTCGCCGACGTCGAGCGGCAGCTGACCGAACGGATCGAGGAGTTGATCGTGCGGCGTGACACGCTGCATCGGCTCGCCGACGGCGACCGGGCTCTGCTGGGCGACCGCGCGGTGGCGCTGCTGGAGCGGATGTCCGGCCTCGGATTCCCCGCGGACGATGTGGCGGCCACCAGGGAGGGCTGGGTGCTGGCCAAGGCCCTGGTCCCGGAAGGCTTCGACGACTACCTCACCCATTTCGAGCACGCCCTCGATGACACCCGGTTCGTCGCCTTGATCAAGCGCGCAACCGAAGCCGCGGCCTGGGAACCGGATGACCCCCGCGTCGCCGAGCTCGCCACCGCCATGGCCGACCACTTTCTCGCCAACCCCGCACTGCTGAAGATCGTGACCGGTCTGCAGGCCCGCACCGAGGCCGCGACCCGGTACGAGCTGATCGCCCTCCACGGCGAAGAGCAGGGATCGGCCGCGGCCCGGGGGGTCACGCTCGTCGAGACCAGGCTCCGCGCCGCCGGCATCCACATCCCCAGACCAGACACCCACTGA
- a CDS encoding serine hydrolase domain-containing protein: MSITLTDQDRPELQKAIEEIVDSGFTGVSLRVHDERGEWAGSAGVAELGGAAKPPTDGHVRIGSNTKTFTATLVLQLVAEGRIGLDIPVADYLPEFGLDERITVRMLLQHTSGVFNFTGEVYDDGTFAPGIPMPYGPAGTEWLDNRFHTYRPQELVELALSKPARFEPGTGWSYANTNYVLARLLIEKVTGRTYAEEMQRLILGPLGLTGTVVPDASPEIPEPHAHAYYRYEEDGRQQTVDITRHNPSWISTGGDMISTTRDLHTFISALVGGTLLPAPLLAEMCAPHPTGIPNMDYGLGVFVVTTDGGGTLISHNGAAVGHAALMYSTPDGSTTLTAALNCVDDADMSIAAAFQKAQQRLVNEVFGGGQADPAQPTD, translated from the coding sequence ATGTCCATCACCCTTACCGACCAGGACCGCCCGGAGTTACAGAAGGCGATCGAGGAGATCGTCGATTCCGGTTTCACCGGGGTGTCGCTGCGTGTGCACGATGAGCGGGGCGAGTGGGCCGGTAGCGCCGGGGTGGCCGAGCTGGGCGGGGCCGCCAAGCCGCCGACCGACGGGCACGTCCGGATCGGCAGCAACACCAAGACCTTCACCGCGACCCTGGTGCTGCAGCTGGTGGCCGAGGGCAGGATCGGGCTGGACATCCCGGTGGCGGACTACCTGCCCGAGTTCGGGCTGGATGAGCGGATCACGGTGCGGATGCTGCTGCAGCACACCAGCGGGGTGTTCAACTTCACCGGCGAGGTCTACGACGACGGGACGTTCGCGCCGGGGATCCCCATGCCCTACGGCCCCGCGGGCACGGAGTGGCTGGACAACCGGTTCCACACCTACCGGCCGCAGGAGCTGGTGGAGCTGGCATTGTCCAAGCCGGCGCGGTTCGAGCCGGGGACGGGCTGGAGCTATGCCAACACCAACTACGTGCTGGCCAGGCTGCTGATCGAGAAGGTCACCGGCCGCACCTACGCCGAGGAGATGCAGCGGCTGATCCTGGGCCCGCTCGGACTGACCGGCACCGTGGTGCCGGACGCCTCGCCGGAGATCCCCGAGCCGCACGCCCACGCCTACTACCGCTACGAGGAGGACGGCCGGCAGCAGACGGTCGACATCACCCGCCACAACCCGTCCTGGATCTCCACCGGTGGTGACATGATCTCGACCACCCGCGATCTGCACACGTTCATCTCCGCGCTGGTGGGTGGCACGCTGCTGCCGGCTCCGCTGCTGGCCGAGATGTGCGCCCCGCACCCGACGGGCATCCCGAACATGGACTACGGCCTGGGCGTGTTCGTGGTGACCACCGACGGCGGCGGCACCCTCATCTCCCACAACGGCGCCGCCGTGGGCCACGCGGCGCTGATGTACAGCACACCCGACGGCAGCACGACCCTGACCGCCGCGCTGAACTGCGTGGACGACGCCGACATGTCCATCGCGGCAGCGTTCCAGAAGGCCCAGCAAAGGCTCGTCAACGAGGTGTTCGGCGGCGGGCAGGCCGATCCGGCTCAGCCGACGGACTGA
- a CDS encoding helix-turn-helix domain-containing protein: MSSVPRSVAVAATDGMLHFELALAYEVFGSAPAAVPGPWYDVRVCGTHAVRVGRFLLEPDCGLDRLAHADTVIVPALADVDEDPPAELVEAVRVAHESGARVVSLCTGVFVLAAAGLLDGLRATTHWAHTEALAARHPQVEVDPDVLYVDNGSVLTSAGKAAAMDLCLHLVRRDHGSAVANVVARRLVVPPHRAGGQAQFVATPVPAQDGHPLAELLTWVMRRLDQPLTVEDLARQANMSSRHLARHFRSVAGTTPLQWLLTQRIRRAQELLETTDDSVDTIASAAGMGTATTLRRHFHRTIGVPPDAYRRTFRP; the protein is encoded by the coding sequence ATGAGTTCTGTCCCGCGCTCCGTCGCGGTCGCCGCCACCGACGGGATGCTGCACTTCGAGCTGGCCCTGGCCTACGAGGTCTTCGGCTCCGCCCCGGCCGCCGTACCAGGCCCCTGGTACGACGTCAGGGTGTGCGGCACGCACGCCGTCCGGGTCGGCCGGTTCCTGCTGGAGCCGGACTGCGGGCTCGACCGGCTGGCGCACGCCGACACCGTGATCGTCCCCGCCCTGGCGGACGTCGACGAGGACCCGCCGGCTGAGCTGGTCGAGGCGGTGCGCGTGGCTCACGAGTCGGGCGCGCGGGTGGTCTCCCTGTGCACGGGCGTGTTCGTGCTCGCCGCCGCCGGTCTGCTGGACGGGCTGCGCGCCACCACACACTGGGCTCACACCGAGGCACTGGCCGCGCGTCATCCCCAGGTGGAGGTCGACCCGGACGTGCTCTACGTCGACAACGGCAGCGTGCTCACGTCCGCGGGCAAGGCCGCAGCGATGGACCTGTGCCTGCACCTGGTCCGCCGCGACCACGGCTCGGCGGTCGCCAACGTGGTCGCCCGCCGCCTGGTCGTGCCGCCTCACCGGGCCGGCGGCCAGGCCCAGTTCGTCGCCACACCGGTGCCCGCCCAGGACGGACATCCCCTGGCCGAGCTGCTCACCTGGGTGATGCGGCGGCTGGACCAGCCGCTCACCGTGGAAGACCTGGCCCGCCAGGCGAACATGAGCTCGCGCCACCTGGCCCGCCACTTCCGCTCGGTAGCCGGCACCACCCCGCTGCAGTGGCTGCTGACGCAGCGGATCCGCCGCGCGCAGGAGCTGCTGGAGACCACGGACGACAGCGTCGACACCATCGCCTCGGCCGCGGGCATGGGCACGGCGACGACGCTGCGCCGCCATTTCCACCGCACGATCGGCGTACCGCCGGACGCCTACCGCCGCACGTTCCGACCATGA
- a CDS encoding TetR/AcrR family transcriptional regulator: protein MGEARPDSPGRHKTRANIVECAAQLLREQGASAVTTRAVAQAAGMQAPTIYRFFEDKDALLDAVAEHVFATYVAGKTLVEDSGDPVADLRAGWDTHIGFGLANAALFGLLTDPGRGARSPAATAGLEVLRARVHRVAAIGRLRVPERRAVELIHAAGTGAVLTLLAIPPEHRDLDLADAMYEAVMRSILTDVPTLPADSATAAAVAFRAVAPKLTMLTDAERALLSEWLDRVGDGPTTSGASAGPD, encoded by the coding sequence ATGGGAGAGGCGAGGCCGGACAGCCCCGGTCGGCACAAGACGCGAGCCAACATCGTGGAGTGCGCGGCGCAGCTCCTGCGCGAGCAGGGCGCAAGCGCGGTCACCACCCGCGCGGTCGCGCAGGCGGCCGGAATGCAGGCGCCGACCATCTATCGGTTCTTCGAGGACAAGGATGCGCTGCTCGACGCTGTCGCCGAGCATGTCTTCGCCACCTACGTCGCCGGGAAGACCCTCGTCGAGGACAGCGGCGACCCGGTTGCAGACCTACGGGCGGGGTGGGACACCCATATCGGCTTCGGTCTCGCCAACGCAGCGCTGTTCGGTCTCCTCACCGATCCCGGCCGCGGGGCTCGTTCACCGGCAGCGACCGCCGGCCTGGAGGTTCTGCGCGCCCGAGTGCACCGCGTTGCGGCAATCGGCCGGCTTCGGGTTCCGGAAAGGCGCGCCGTCGAACTCATCCACGCCGCCGGCACCGGCGCCGTGCTCACCTTGCTCGCCATCCCGCCGGAACACCGGGACCTCGACCTCGCCGACGCGATGTACGAGGCGGTGATGCGCTCGATCCTCACCGACGTGCCGACGCTTCCCGCGGACAGCGCGACCGCGGCCGCTGTCGCGTTCCGGGCCGTCGCACCGAAGCTGACAATGCTCACCGACGCCGAGCGCGCCCTGCTGTCGGAGTGGCTGGATCGAGTCGGCGACGGCCCGACCACCTCCGGTGCCTCAGCCGGCCCCGATTGA
- a CDS encoding Mu transposase C-terminal domain-containing protein produces the protein MCTVAKPRKVHTDGIQFLALRYIDPVLADYVGEQVTIRYDPRDITEIRVYLRQPDGTDDTFLCRAICPELSGETIGLKEITAARNALNGHGSAAAPEVDDVLAVRAVMYTPKVHSTPDKLDKEISLLCDRLGRTVDLMLQTGRGNGDSPPPGTSSTGAELLIVDEADRLKTAGLEQLRDHHDRTGIGVILIGMPGIEKRLARYSRVGFIHHYKPLSADEQAHVLDRKWPHLGLGVSDDFATTEAIAAITRITSGNFRLVTRLVDQIERVLEINQLTTVTKEVVEAARENLIIGVM, from the coding sequence TTGTGCACCGTCGCCAAGCCCCGCAAGGTTCACACCGACGGCATCCAGTTCCTCGCCCTGCGCTACATTGACCCGGTCCTGGCCGACTACGTCGGCGAACAGGTCACCATCCGCTACGACCCCCGCGACATCACCGAGATCCGCGTCTATCTGCGCCAGCCGGACGGCACCGACGACACGTTCCTATGCCGGGCGATCTGCCCCGAACTGTCCGGTGAGACTATCGGCCTGAAAGAGATCACCGCCGCGCGCAACGCCCTCAATGGGCATGGATCGGCCGCTGCGCCCGAGGTCGACGACGTCCTGGCCGTCCGCGCCGTCATGTACACCCCCAAGGTGCACAGCACGCCGGACAAACTCGACAAGGAGATCTCCCTGCTGTGTGACCGGCTCGGTCGCACCGTCGACCTCATGCTGCAGACCGGCCGAGGCAACGGCGACAGCCCTCCTCCGGGAACCAGTTCCACCGGCGCCGAACTCCTCATCGTCGACGAAGCAGATCGGCTCAAAACCGCCGGACTCGAACAACTCCGCGATCATCACGACCGCACCGGCATCGGCGTGATCCTCATCGGCATGCCCGGCATCGAAAAGCGCCTCGCCCGCTACTCCCGGGTCGGCTTCATCCACCACTACAAGCCGCTATCCGCTGACGAGCAAGCCCACGTCCTGGATCGCAAGTGGCCCCACCTCGGCCTCGGCGTAAGCGACGATTTCGCCACCACCGAAGCCATCGCCGCCATCACCCGCATCACCAGCGGAAACTTCCGTCTCGTCACCCGCCTCGTTGACCAGATCGAACGAGTGCTGGAGATCAACCAGCTCACCACCGTGACCAAGGAAGTCGTCGAAGCCGCCCGCGAAAACCTGATCATCGGAGTCATGTGA